The stretch of DNA CATTCGTGGAGAGCCATTTAGCCAGTATTATTTTTTGCTGGTTACCACCGCTTAAATTGTTGGTTAAATAATTTGGATTTTTAGGGTTTAAATCTATTTCTTCAGCAAAAAAATCATAGTTTTCTCGCTTTTTCTTGTGGCTTACGAATCCATGTTTTGTAAACTTTTCAAGACATGTCAAACCTATATTATCAGCATTGCTTAGATATTTCACAAAGCCTTGTGTTTTTCTATTTTCAGGAATGAGTCCAATACCATTCTTTAAAGCTTTTTGAGGTGAAGAAATATTTTTCAATTGACCTTTCACGAATATTTCTCCTTTTGTTATTTGGTCGGCACCAAAAATTGCTCTTACAACATCTGTTCTCTTAGAACCAACTAATCCAGAAAAACCTAAAATTTCACCTTTTCGGAGTTCAAAGCTTATCTCTTTAAATACATCTTTTATTTCTAAATCTTTAACCTTTAAAACGACTTCATCTTTTATTTGTCTTTCATCATGCCTTTTGGCAAAAAGTGCAACATCTCTACCTACCATATTCCTAATCAGTTCTTCTTTTGTTAAGGATGCTATGTTTTCAGTTTTAACAAACTTACCATCTCTTAGTATTGTAGCTTGATCGCAAATTTTAAAAATCTCTTCTAATCTATGGCTTACATATATGATTGTAATATTGTTTTTTTTAAGCTCTTCAATGATTTTAAACAGAGCTAAAACTTCTTTATTGCTTAATGAGGCTGTTGGTTCATCAAATGAAATAATATCGGCATTGTGAAAAAGTGCCTTTGCTATAGAAATCATTTGCAGCTCTCCGGTACTTAATAATTTAATTGAGTCTTGACTACGAAACTTACATCCAAGCTTGTCTAAAATCTTATTTGCATTTTCATGTAGTCGTTTATAATCAATTAATAAGCCTTTCTTTGGCTCGTAGCCTAATGAAATATTTTGTCCAATGGTAAGTTCTTCAATAATGGATACTTCCTGATGTACTTTTGCAACTCCAAATTTTATTGCATCATAGGTATTTTTGAATTCTACTTTTTGACCTTTGATACAAACAATTCCTTCGGACTGTCCAAACACACCATGTAAAATATTTAATAGTGTGGATTTTCCCGCTCCATTCTCACCAAGTAAAGCATGAACCTGCCCCTTTTGAATTTGAAAGGATACATCCTCTAAGGCTTTCACACCGGGGAAACTTTTAGAAATATTTTTAAATTCAACAGCAATATTACTCATAGATTATCTCCTTTTTAAAATAGGGTAGTCATCCAAAGTGGAAAACTACCCTTATTCTAATGTGAATTACTTCGTAAATTCCATTTCTTCCCAACCAATGATTGTTTCAGCCGGAACATCTACATTCGTAGCATCAATAAGAGCTTGAGGTGTCCAAATTACTCTTGGCATTTTTTGGCCTCCTAAGGATCTTAATGCAACTTCAACTGCTACTTGTCCTTTGTAAAGAGGGAAGGAATCTACAGTAGCATCCATTTCACCTTTTCTAATTGAATCATAAGCTTCACCAATTC from Firmicutes bacterium HGW-Firmicutes-1 encodes:
- a CDS encoding sugar ABC transporter ATP-binding protein, with translation MSNIAVEFKNISKSFPGVKALEDVSFQIQKGQVHALLGENGAGKSTLLNILHGVFGQSEGIVCIKGQKVEFKNTYDAIKFGVAKVHQEVSIIEELTIGQNISLGYEPKKGLLIDYKRLHENANKILDKLGCKFRSQDSIKLLSTGELQMISIAKALFHNADIISFDEPTASLSNKEVLALFKIIEELKKNNITIIYVSHRLEEIFKICDQATILRDGKFVKTENIASLTKEELIRNMVGRDVALFAKRHDERQIKDEVVLKVKDLEIKDVFKEISFELRKGEILGFSGLVGSKRTDVVRAIFGADQITKGEIFVKGQLKNISSPQKALKNGIGLIPENRKTQGFVKYLSNADNIGLTCLEKFTKHGFVSHKKKRENYDFFAEEIDLNPKNPNYLTNNLSGGNQQKIILAKWLSTNVDILIFDEPTKGVDVGAKAEIYRLFEELVKKGKSIIMVSSELTEIMGMSDRVIIMKEGRIVAEISESEMSEEKILYYAMEGKK